One part of the Schistocerca piceifrons isolate TAMUIC-IGC-003096 chromosome 2, iqSchPice1.1, whole genome shotgun sequence genome encodes these proteins:
- the LOC124775490 gene encoding piggyBac transposable element-derived protein 3-like, whose protein sequence is MSKEQFLALRNNVHFVDTIKPPEEAKTNRLWKVQPVIDTVRRRCHSLPRSFNYYSIDEQMIHFTGRCKLKQYIKGKPRPVGLKNFIMTSASSIVLDLEIYQGATTLLGDKSLGLGPSVILRLTQTLPQGNFVYFDRYFSIIPLLVKLKEKEIEATGTIMVNRIKNVNLKEGRMKRGECHSYVRADEAVVITEWQDSQRVVIASTCAGIEPKCKVQRWCKQEGHYLDVECPFVIEQYNANMGDIDIHDQQVECYRTWFRTRKWTFKCLLHFIDLSVANCWFLYREHCSENQLPKRTLWIC, encoded by the coding sequence ATGTCTAAAGAACAGTTCCTTGCACTCAGGAATAATGTGCACTTTGTTGATACTATAAAACCACCTGAAGAGGCTAAAACTAATAGACTGTGGAAAGTTCAGCCAGTGATTGACACAGTAAGAAGAAGATGTCACAGTTTGCCTCGTAGCTTTAACTACTACAGTATTGATGAGCAAATGATCCATTTTACTGGGCGTTGCAAACTGAAGCAATATATTAAAGGAAAACCAAGGCCTGTAGGTCTTAAAAACTTTATCATGACCTCAGCATCAAGTATAGTGTTGGATCTTGAAATTTATCAAGGGGCTACTACACTTCTGGGTGATAAGTCATTAGGATTAGGCCCTTCTGTTATTTTACGACTAACACAGACTCTCCCACaaggaaattttgtttattttgatagGTACTTTAGCATAATTCCTCTCTTAGTAAAGCTTAAGGAGAAGGAAATTGAGGCTACTGGCACAATAATGGTAAACAGAATTAAGAATGTTAATTTGAAAGAGGGAAGAATGAAAAGAGGAGAGTGCCATTCATATGTTAGAGCAGATGAAGCTGTAGTAATTACTGAGTGGCAGGACAGTCAGAGGGTTGTGATAGCATCCACTTGTGCTGGCATTGAGCCAAAATGTAAAGTTCAAAGGTGGTGTAAGCAGGAGGGCCACTATCTTGATGTAGAGTGCCCTTTTGTAATTGAGCAGTACAATGCCAATATGGGTGACATAGACATTCATGACCAGCAGGTTGAGTGTTACCGAACATGGTTCAGAACCAGAAAATGGACATTCAAGTGCTTGCTGCATTTCATAGACCTTTCAGTGGCCAACTGCTGGTTTCTCTACAGAGAGCACTGTAGTGAAAACCAACTGCCAAAAAGAACATTATGGATCTGTTGA
- the LOC124777640 gene encoding transcription termination factor 5, mitochondrial isoform X2: MAKEGLNSIYFTQDITESKGESTPLKIFWKLGVDKAEIYNYPELLTVPPVTVENRGMLLKEGGFQKIEAHILLNFIPLVRKRAALFKAYGYIPYETDIAQSFLSHTESPPPDIEPYVCTAPIEKATFADLHNSVLRYYLSWRLQIDQDRITKMMNTYKRFKYKSLRLMVRTLKILEDDLGFSREKILSNAYLIHSHPDNTLNTLRSIPTIGGIDTRIMLNNFPKIIMTNTETIEKILGYLKEHGISDVAIQRCPHVFTLSSETVRWRLEQLQEVPEFQALVKHPRVLRLVHYQNKAQSRLDHLHEAQVRCASLHVLCTSRKHFQKYVTEGSDRTKGMDIMYYLSSVLKIDETIIRHSMQLHPFYCHVPLVSIKSTLDLLLERGYTEQQILENVQLLLYPRSDVEDELNRLPCREELLPEHLCVDSEDFCILKDHHLGLCLYFLERRHHFTGNGVWPTNAHKHKALSAGSVEETDLA, translated from the exons AAGTTAGGGGTTGATAAAGCTGAAATTTATAATTATCCAGAGCTACTAACAGTGCCTCCTGTAACAGTTGAGAACCGTGGCATGCTTCTTAAGGAAGGTGGATTTCAAAAGATTGAAGCACATATTTTACTAAA CTTCATACCTCTGGTTCGGAAACGAGCAGCGCTCTTCAAAGCATATGGTTATATACCATATGAGACTGATATAGCTCAGTCATTTTTGTCACATACTGAATCTCCACCACCAGACATAGAACCTTATGTGTGCACAGCACCTATTGAGAAAGCAACTTTTGCTGATCTTCATAATTCTGTATTACGGTATTACCTCTCATGGCGTCTTCAAATTGATCAGGACAGGATAACCAAAATGATGAACACATATAAACGCTTCAAGTACAAAAGTCTGCGGTTGATGGTACGCACATTGAAAATACTTGAAGATGACCTTGGGTTTTCTCGTGAAAAG ATTCTCAGTAATGCCTACTTAATTCACAGTCATCCTGACAACACACTGAACACATTGAGATCAATACCAACAATTGGCGGTATTGACACAAGGATTATGCTGAATAATTTTCCAAAGATTATCATGACAAACACAGAGACAATAGAGAAAATATTGGGATATTTGAAA GAGCACGGAATCTCAGATGTGGCAATCCAACGCTGCCCACATGTATTTACACTCAGCAGTGAGACGGTTCGTTGGCGTTTAGAGCAGTTACAGGAGGTACCTGAATTTCAAGCACTGGTGAAACATCCTCGAGTGTTACGTCTGGTTCACTATCAAAACAAAGCTCAGAGTCGCTTAGACCACCTCCATGAAGCTCAAGTGCGTTGTGCTAGTCTACATGTTCTCTGCACATCACGAAAGCACTTTCAGAA GTACGTGACTGAGGGATCAGACAGGACAAAAGGAATGGATATAATGTATTATCTGTCCTCGGTACTGAAAATAGATGAAACAATCATTCGCCATTCCATGCAGCTGCATCCTTTTTATTGTCATGTGCCACTTGTGAGCATAAAGAGCACATTAGATCTTCTTTTGGAACGGGGCTATACCGAGCAACAGATTTTAGAGAATGTGCAGCTTCTTCTCTATCCAAG ATCTGATGTGGAAGATGAACTGAATAGATTGCCATGTCGAGAGGAGCTGTTACCTGAACATTTGTGTGTGGACTCAGAAGATTTTTGTATTTTGAAGGACCACCACCTTGGACTGTGTTTGTACTTCCTAGAAAGGAGGCATCACTTCACAGGAAACGGAGTTTGGCCAACAAATGCCCATAAGCATAAAGCTCTTTCTGCTGGTTCAGTTGAAGAGACTGACTTAGCTTAA